One genomic window of Sardina pilchardus chromosome 15, fSarPil1.1, whole genome shotgun sequence includes the following:
- the bend5 gene encoding BEN domain-containing protein 5, translated as MYALVRFYGDDVCYALPVSNVKDFRPLHKTDFDHQKVYLVLRSEENGTGQAAKAQILALAENIEEFEHSIMQKKMKIPKMSSRNAGSIIENHFGEERLPLRHKKAQAQDMGRPASTNSSKSLAAVVARLERNAVSSCLESEEDPEEDRLALGEEEEEEEEEEGDPEGEGDGDGEGEAAVPRVLYEELVHSYRQQEEEMRRLQQELERTRRQLVQQAKKLKEYGSLLSEVKELRDFNRRLQDVLLIRLGSEPMHDNGTQTIKEVVEPIIEPQEVCREEANTSSSHSPSPRTVYTFNDGKVHLGGGIWVEEEKWHQLQRTQGDSKFTKNLAVMIWGTETLKNRSVTGVATKKKKDALPKPPLSPSKLKIVRECLYDRVSQETADSAEITQRLSKVNKYICEKIMDINKSIKNEERRESKLLIRQTVKMENFPCDGM; from the exons ATGTATGCTTTAGTAAGGTTCTATGGTGACGATGTGTGCTACGCTTTACCCGTTTCTAATGTGAAAGATTTTAGACCTTTGCACAAAACAGATTTTGATCATCAGAAGGTGTATCTGGTTCTCAGAAGTGAAGAGAATGGTACAGGCCAGGCTGCCAAGGCACAGATTCTAGCCCTCGCAG AAAACATAGAAGAATTTGAACATAGTATTATGCAAAAGAAGATGAAAATTCCAAAAATGTCTTCAAGAAACGCAGGAAGCATAATTGAAAATCACTTTGGGGAGGAGCGTCTGCCGCTGAGACATAAAAAG GCCCAGGCTCAGGACATGGGGCGCCCCGCAAGCACAAACTCCTCCAAGAGcctggcggcggtggtggcgcgGCTGGAGCGCAACGCCGTCAGCTCGTGCCTGGAGAGCGAGGAGGACCCGGAGGAGGACAGGCTGGCCctgggcgaggaggaggaagaggaggaggaggaagagggcgaCCCGGAGGGCGAGGGCGACGGCGACGGCGAGGGCGAGGCGGCGGTGCCGCGGGTGCTCTACGAGGAGCTGGTGCACAGCTAccggcagcaggaggaggagatgcggcggctgcagcaggagctggagcgcACGCGCAGGCAGCTGGTGCAGCAGGCCAAGAAGCTCAAGGAGTACGGCAGCCTGCTCAGCGAGGTCAAGGAGCTGCGCGACTTCAACCGCCGCCTGCAGGACGTCCTGCTCATCAGGCTTGGCAGCG AGCCCATGCACGACAATGGCACTCAGACAATCAAAGAGGTGGTGGAGCCCATCATTGAGCCCCAGGAGGTGTGTCGGGAAGAGGCCAACACCAGCTCCAGCCATTCCCCGTCCCCTCGCACAGTCTACACCTTCAACGATGGCAAG GTGCACCTGGGCGGAGGTATCTGGGTCGAGGAGGAGAAGTGGCATCAGCTGCAGCGCACGCAGGGCGACTCCAAGTTCACCAAGAACCTGGCGGTCATGATCTGGGGCACGGAGACCCTCAAGAACCGCAGCGTCACCGGAGTGGCcaccaagaagaagaaggacgCGCTGCCCAAACCGCCGCTCTCTCCCAGCAAGCTCAAGATCGTCCGAG AGTGTCTATATGACCGGGTGTCACAGGAGACAGCCGATAGTGCGGAGATCACACAGCGATTATCCAAAGTGAACAAGTACATCTGTGAAAAGATCATGGACATCAACAAGTCCATCAAGAACGAGGAGAGGCGGGAGTCCAAGCTGCTCATCCGACAGACGGTCAAGATGGAGAACTTCCCCTGCGACGGCATGTAG